In one window of Leptospira sp. WS92.C1 DNA:
- a CDS encoding 4-fold beta flower protein — MEEIDFYDKVGQPIAYSQDGVHIYTFPGALVAYLDRGCVYSYSGKCLGWFEDGWIRDTSGECVFYTQHTQSGPIQPEKIVSPMKAIKSVEPIKAERSVPPIKPIRSSTWSKISGMEFFKR, encoded by the coding sequence ATGGAAGAAATCGATTTTTATGACAAAGTCGGTCAACCTATCGCTTACTCGCAGGATGGTGTTCATATTTATACGTTTCCCGGCGCGCTCGTAGCCTATTTGGATCGAGGTTGTGTGTATTCTTATTCTGGAAAATGTCTGGGATGGTTCGAAGACGGGTGGATTCGAGATACTTCGGGAGAATGTGTTTTTTATACTCAACATACGCAAAGTGGTCCGATTCAGCCCGAGAAGATCGTAAGTCCGATGAAGGCGATTAAAAGTGTGGAACCGATCAAAGCGGAACGATCGGTGCCGCCGATCAAACCGATTCGATCCTCTACTTGGTCCAAGATTTCCGGTATGGAATTTTTTAAACGATAG
- a CDS encoding TonB-dependent receptor, which yields MKKQSHSYFRIFIFSIFISPLSVYALDVALSGVVKDKEGNPISNARILLQESRKTVLSDENGEFILDHILPGKYTLIASARGYQSETSSISFGEKDEKINFVLTKSSLDEFAINVTAKSTISDFLTSPQPITVLSGRQLDRQRGETAMSAINNTPGVSNLTTGAGTSKPIIRGLTGQRVLVMTDGVRQEEQQFGDDHTVELDAFNIQKIEIIRGPGSLLYGSDALGGVVNVIRDKAPLSGEGVPKLAGIFNSNSYSNNKQDAGNFAIYGNINGFGYRASANTRKAGRITTPNGTIPNTGMIEKNQNVSIGLDGKWGNFYMDSFRREQIQDLFDNPNENPSATVYQKLLHEKSHFHSFLILPAGNLELDVSYQRNNRREIESKNRILPIKDTLLDNSISDFEKAFQYYQATVRDKHQGLNLYLDTATADAKFHHKPIFNILKGTVGISGFQQTNKTIGSEPLIPSYGIINVAAYFLEELKLGSVTLSAGIRNDKRSTDIRNNATLGINEQTKNYYATTGSTSLVWRIDKSFSTILNYGRGFRAPTPFELFSNGVHEGTGRFEIGKNELKPEYSNNLDFSLRYASSRIQAEISVFRNHVQNFIYSSSIAEIDPDSGLPKFQYKQGEAILRGGEFSLQAEVTKKLILSGGIDIVHARNQNDTNPLPRTTPNRARAGLRWTEDSIWGIKNFYVSINERFYDSQYRVDPKETPTKGYHLTDIGLGFELPNFGDGTSKPVLDLSVQNAFNVSYVDHLSRYKEYALNPGVNAILKISFPFTVID from the coding sequence TTGAAAAAGCAATCACATTCTTATTTTAGAATATTCATATTCTCTATTTTTATCTCGCCTCTTTCTGTCTATGCCTTGGACGTCGCACTATCCGGGGTTGTAAAAGACAAGGAAGGGAATCCGATTTCCAACGCGAGAATTTTATTACAGGAATCTAGGAAGACTGTTCTTTCCGACGAAAATGGGGAATTTATCTTAGATCACATTCTTCCGGGAAAATACACTCTGATCGCATCCGCGAGAGGATATCAATCCGAAACGAGTTCCATCTCCTTTGGCGAAAAGGACGAAAAAATCAACTTTGTATTAACAAAAAGTTCGTTGGATGAATTTGCGATCAATGTCACTGCGAAATCCACGATTTCGGATTTTTTAACTTCTCCACAGCCGATCACCGTGCTTTCGGGCAGACAATTGGATCGGCAACGAGGGGAAACGGCAATGTCCGCGATCAACAACACACCAGGTGTTTCCAATCTGACAACCGGAGCGGGAACCTCGAAACCGATCATTCGAGGTCTAACCGGACAACGAGTTCTTGTGATGACGGACGGCGTTCGCCAGGAGGAACAACAATTCGGAGACGATCACACCGTCGAATTAGACGCTTTTAATATTCAAAAAATTGAAATTATAAGAGGGCCAGGAAGTTTGTTATACGGATCGGACGCACTCGGCGGGGTTGTAAACGTGATTCGAGACAAAGCACCTCTTTCGGGAGAAGGGGTTCCGAAACTGGCTGGCATTTTCAATTCCAATAGTTATTCCAATAACAAACAAGACGCGGGGAACTTCGCTATTTACGGCAATATCAACGGTTTCGGTTATCGTGCCAGTGCTAACACGAGAAAGGCCGGAAGGATCACAACCCCGAACGGTACGATTCCGAATACGGGAATGATCGAAAAAAACCAGAACGTCTCCATCGGCTTGGACGGAAAATGGGGGAACTTCTATATGGATTCGTTTCGAAGAGAACAAATCCAGGATCTTTTTGACAATCCGAACGAAAATCCGAGTGCAACCGTCTATCAGAAACTTCTGCACGAGAAATCTCATTTTCATTCTTTTTTGATTTTGCCCGCGGGAAATCTGGAACTGGATGTTTCTTATCAGCGTAACAACCGAAGAGAAATCGAATCCAAAAATAGAATTCTTCCGATCAAAGACACTTTGTTGGACAACTCCATAAGCGATTTTGAAAAAGCGTTTCAATACTATCAAGCGACGGTTCGGGACAAACATCAAGGTCTAAATCTGTATTTGGATACGGCAACCGCGGACGCAAAATTTCATCACAAACCTATATTCAACATTTTGAAAGGAACCGTGGGAATCTCCGGGTTTCAACAGACCAACAAAACCATCGGTTCGGAACCGCTGATCCCTTCTTACGGAATTATCAACGTTGCAGCCTATTTTTTAGAGGAACTCAAATTGGGTTCGGTGACCTTGAGCGCGGGAATCAGAAACGACAAAAGATCGACGGATATTCGCAACAACGCGACCCTCGGAATCAACGAACAAACCAAGAATTATTATGCAACAACTGGTTCCACGAGTTTGGTCTGGAGGATCGATAAATCCTTTTCCACGATCCTCAATTACGGCAGAGGGTTTCGAGCACCCACTCCTTTCGAACTTTTTTCAAACGGAGTTCACGAAGGAACCGGCAGATTTGAAATCGGAAAAAACGAATTAAAACCCGAATATTCCAATAATCTTGATTTCTCTTTGAGATACGCGTCTTCCAGAATTCAAGCGGAGATCAGCGTATTTCGAAATCACGTTCAAAATTTTATCTACTCTTCAAGCATCGCCGAAATCGATCCGGACTCAGGTCTGCCCAAATTCCAATACAAACAAGGAGAAGCGATCTTACGAGGGGGCGAATTTTCCCTACAAGCCGAAGTGACTAAGAAATTAATTCTTTCAGGGGGAATCGATATCGTGCATGCAAGAAATCAAAACGATACAAATCCTCTTCCAAGAACCACGCCAAACAGAGCCAGAGCCGGGCTCCGATGGACGGAGGATTCCATTTGGGGAATAAAGAATTTTTACGTTTCAATCAATGAAAGATTTTACGATTCTCAATATCGAGTCGATCCGAAAGAAACTCCCACCAAGGGTTATCATCTCACGGATATAGGATTGGGTTTCGAACTGCCCAATTTCGGAGACGGGACTTCCAAACCTGTATTGGATTTAAGCGTTCAAAATGCATTCAATGTTTCTTATGTGGATCACTTGAGCAGATACAAGGAATACGCCCTCAATCCGGGCGTGAACGCGATCTTAAAAATTTCATTCCCGTTTACGGTAATCGATTAG
- a CDS encoding RNA polymerase sigma factor encodes MTLNLNNVEYLYKSYYNKLKFFFLKSGITMDVAEELCQETFIKVYNNRDKYDSVKGSENSWVYAIARNELTDFFRKNAKNVNSIEIGSWDTLTSSYDASITRQEEERILLEKLNKSIHLLKEPEKSIVVLHCIRGKSIAETSLQTGIAQRTISRRLVSALTLLREELKSLGVDKTWLEGVK; translated from the coding sequence ATGACTTTGAATTTAAACAACGTTGAATACCTATATAAAAGTTACTATAATAAACTCAAGTTTTTCTTCCTAAAGTCCGGGATCACAATGGACGTTGCAGAGGAACTTTGTCAGGAAACTTTTATAAAAGTATATAACAATCGCGATAAGTATGATTCCGTCAAAGGATCCGAAAACTCGTGGGTTTATGCCATTGCAAGAAACGAACTTACGGATTTTTTTAGAAAAAATGCTAAAAATGTAAATTCCATTGAAATCGGATCCTGGGATACTTTGACCTCTTCTTACGATGCTTCGATCACAAGACAAGAAGAAGAAAGAATTTTACTGGAAAAATTGAATAAATCGATTCACCTTCTAAAAGAACCTGAAAAGTCGATCGTTGTGCTGCATTGTATACGCGGGAAGTCAATCGCCGAAACATCGCTTCAAACCGGAATCGCCCAAAGGACGATCAGTAGAAGATTGGTCTCAGCGTTAACTCTTTTAAGAGAAGAATTAAAGTCGTTAGGTGTGGATAAAACTTGGTTAGAGGGAGTGAAGTAA
- a CDS encoding SGNH/GDSL hydrolase family protein: protein MNGLYLKIFVFIFSFATIGCDKIEESDSEFYLGLFVKQPSLMLVGDSISAFWPTELLEPFVATKTAFPNRTTAQIIEATQNLEGHYRACTYNGGANDYLSILLPVEDSLIEATVQRQKQAIALMKSKCDSIVVIGIWNVESPWPIFPTKQVNDKMKSEITDVFVFDPTIVITSDMLFDGGHLTYRGYQTMSELIKDIFQVQGILIR, encoded by the coding sequence ATGAATGGACTTTATTTAAAGATATTTGTATTTATTTTTTCCTTTGCAACGATAGGCTGTGATAAAATCGAAGAATCTGATTCGGAGTTTTATCTTGGCTTATTTGTAAAACAACCTTCACTGATGTTAGTCGGCGATAGTATTTCCGCATTTTGGCCAACAGAATTGTTAGAACCATTTGTGGCAACAAAAACCGCGTTTCCGAACCGGACCACCGCGCAAATCATAGAAGCAACTCAAAATTTAGAGGGTCATTATCGCGCCTGTACATATAATGGAGGGGCTAACGATTATCTGTCCATTTTATTACCCGTCGAAGATTCTCTTATAGAAGCCACGGTTCAAAGACAAAAACAAGCAATCGCTCTTATGAAATCGAAATGTGATTCGATCGTTGTTATCGGGATTTGGAACGTAGAATCACCGTGGCCGATTTTTCCCACCAAACAAGTGAACGATAAAATGAAATCAGAAATTACTGATGTATTTGTTTTCGATCCGACCATCGTAATTACTTCGGATATGCTCTTTGACGGTGGTCACTTGACTTATAGAGGGTATCAGACCATGTCCGAATTGATAAAGGATATCTTTCAAGTTCAGGGAATCTTAATTCGATGA
- a CDS encoding alpha/beta fold hydrolase — protein sequence MFRKTLSFRGLILSYIDTNPDSQTKPVILLCHANGYSALTYRFYIESLQKTHRVLALDFAGHGESETSLDFRNWYFFRDQVLALIEIENLKDIIGIGHSLGGASLLLASYKAPERFRKVIANDPVVLDFLKVTLSRIAHNPLAKVAIKRRREFKDLETVRKIYKRTPSFARWDKEIYEDYILSCFKIGAKKEAILRCTPEVEAKIFDSVSYLSLFQFGRIKIETHITIPKPHEVCSPAEAKKIQRGNPRSSFEIWPGTTHFFPFEEKEKTLNRILKVL from the coding sequence ATGTTCAGAAAAACATTATCTTTTCGCGGACTCATTCTCTCCTATATCGATACAAATCCGGATTCGCAAACAAAACCGGTGATACTTCTCTGCCATGCAAACGGCTATAGCGCTTTAACCTATCGATTTTATATAGAATCTCTCCAAAAAACACATAGAGTTCTCGCACTTGACTTTGCAGGCCATGGAGAATCGGAGACAAGTCTGGATTTTAGAAATTGGTATTTTTTCAGAGATCAGGTATTGGCATTGATCGAAATCGAAAATCTGAAAGACATCATCGGAATCGGACATTCTTTGGGGGGAGCGAGTCTTCTTTTGGCTTCTTACAAAGCTCCCGAAAGATTTCGAAAAGTGATCGCAAACGATCCTGTCGTATTAGATTTTTTGAAAGTAACTCTTTCCCGAATTGCACACAATCCGCTGGCAAAGGTCGCAATCAAACGTAGAAGAGAATTCAAAGATCTGGAAACGGTTCGTAAAATTTATAAAAGAACTCCCTCCTTCGCTCGATGGGACAAAGAAATCTATGAGGATTATATTCTAAGCTGTTTTAAAATCGGGGCAAAAAAAGAAGCGATTTTACGCTGTACCCCGGAAGTGGAGGCGAAAATATTCGATTCCGTAAGTTATCTCAGTTTGTTTCAATTTGGGAGAATCAAAATCGAGACACATATCACGATTCCCAAGCCGCATGAAGTATGTTCTCCTGCGGAGGCAAAAAAAATCCAACGAGGCAATCCGAGGTCGAGTTTTGAAATTTGGCCGGGCACCACACATTTTTTCCCTTTTGAAGAAAAAGAAAAAACGCTCAATCGAATTCTAAAAGTCCTTTGA
- a CDS encoding multidrug efflux SMR transporter, with protein MQIQVLIVFIIALAFNALANILIKASSMGDTTFKPEGVQGILQIILNPIFIGGLASFGFALLGYRFVLGKGLKLSLAYPVFTSAGFIIVLIVSSFAFKERLSWTQWAGIVLILAGVWLCAANMFEAKS; from the coding sequence ATGCAGATCCAAGTCCTTATCGTTTTTATCATCGCTCTTGCATTCAATGCTCTGGCAAACATTCTGATCAAAGCGAGTTCTATGGGAGACACAACTTTCAAACCGGAAGGAGTTCAAGGAATTTTGCAGATCATTTTGAATCCGATCTTTATCGGCGGACTGGCTTCCTTTGGCTTTGCTCTTTTGGGATATCGTTTTGTTTTAGGAAAAGGCCTCAAACTTTCTCTTGCATATCCGGTATTTACAAGTGCGGGTTTTATCATCGTATTGATCGTTTCCTCCTTTGCGTTTAAGGAAAGATTGAGCTGGACTCAATGGGCGGGAATCGTTCTCATCCTAGCGGGAGTTTGGCTTTGTGCTGCGAACATGTTCGAAGCGAAGTCTTAG
- a CDS encoding CaiB/BaiF CoA transferase family protein, translating to MNEGPLSGVKVIDLSLLLPGPLCSMYLGDMGADVIKIENPRAMDATRVMFRKVNGAPSLFLMLNRNKKAITLNLKKEKSKEILFKLLENSDILLEGFRPDGLSKMGLGYDDLKERFPRLIYCGIYGYGTEGKYRDFAGHDVNYLSLSGVLSQSGKTPQIPGYQLADIGGGTMTALASILAALYSREKTGKGQKIAISMMDSSLPFLSLYGGIFAATGKNPEGGNELLSGKLPNYNVYQTKEGRWVALGALEDMFFKTFLRQSGLDKHLEEFPAEEKNFEKWKEILTSYFASKTYSDLNFLFENQDSCLTPVKTMEEATNDSVLKERGMILDKTHPEYGDYFQFGAPFPFSETPVTYRLDPPNHGEHNTPIYQSLGYSLEEIETMKKEKVI from the coding sequence ATGAACGAAGGTCCACTTTCCGGAGTTAAGGTAATCGATTTAAGTCTTCTTCTTCCAGGCCCGCTTTGCTCGATGTATTTAGGCGATATGGGAGCCGATGTAATCAAAATCGAGAACCCGAGAGCGATGGATGCGACTCGGGTTATGTTTAGAAAAGTAAACGGAGCGCCGTCTCTTTTTTTGATGCTCAATCGAAATAAAAAGGCGATCACTCTCAATCTTAAGAAAGAAAAATCCAAAGAAATTTTATTTAAACTATTAGAGAATTCTGATATACTTTTGGAAGGTTTTCGTCCCGACGGACTCTCCAAAATGGGCTTGGGATACGATGATCTTAAGGAACGTTTCCCTCGATTGATCTACTGCGGAATTTACGGTTATGGCACGGAAGGAAAATATAGAGATTTTGCCGGACATGATGTTAACTATCTTTCTCTTTCTGGAGTTCTTTCTCAAAGCGGTAAGACGCCTCAGATTCCGGGATACCAACTTGCGGATATCGGAGGAGGAACGATGACAGCACTTGCTTCCATCTTGGCTGCTCTTTATTCAAGAGAGAAGACGGGGAAAGGGCAAAAAATTGCGATATCCATGATGGACTCGTCTCTGCCGTTTTTGTCTTTATACGGTGGAATTTTCGCCGCTACCGGAAAAAATCCGGAGGGCGGTAACGAGCTTCTTTCGGGTAAATTGCCGAATTATAATGTATATCAAACGAAGGAAGGAAGATGGGTTGCTTTGGGTGCGTTGGAAGATATGTTTTTTAAAACATTCCTACGTCAATCGGGTTTGGACAAACATCTCGAAGAATTCCCCGCTGAAGAAAAAAATTTCGAAAAATGGAAAGAGATACTCACTTCTTATTTCGCATCTAAGACTTACTCCGATTTAAATTTTCTTTTTGAAAATCAAGATTCTTGTTTAACCCCGGTAAAAACCATGGAAGAAGCCACAAATGATTCCGTTCTCAAAGAGAGGGGGATGATCTTGGATAAAACACACCCCGAATACGGCGACTACTTTCAGTTCGGAGCGCCTTTTCCGTTTTCTGAAACGCCGGTAACGTATCGTCTGGATCCTCCAAATCACGGGGAACATAATACGCCGATTTATCAATCTCTTGGGTATTCTCTGGAAGAAATCGAAACAATGAAAAAAGA